From Bacteroidia bacterium, the proteins below share one genomic window:
- a CDS encoding threonylcarbamoyl-AMP synthase encodes MTRIGQSLQDAASFLQQGELVGIPTETVYGLAANALDEKAVQKIFQVKNRPLFNPLIVHVADVSHFERYAEWIPEKCFQLAKAFAPGPLTFVLPKKTIVPDHTTGGGNSVALRIPNHPLTLELLHKIDFPLAAPSANPSGYISPVTARHVYDQLNGFLPYILDGGPCMVGIESTVVAFEQGRIKVLRLGGLSLEQLREVAGDIELEVNQSSNPKSPGQLTSHYAPRTPLILGQLPILMEQNKGKRIGIIGFGDLPVEWKKEHVVLNLSEQGSTFEAGATIFWVMRELDGMSLDVILAQPLPEHGLGAAVNDRLQRASAR; translated from the coding sequence ATTACCCGAATTGGACAGTCGTTGCAAGATGCAGCGTCTTTTTTGCAGCAAGGAGAATTGGTTGGAATACCTACGGAGACGGTTTATGGATTGGCTGCCAATGCTTTGGATGAAAAGGCAGTTCAAAAGATTTTTCAGGTTAAAAACAGGCCTTTGTTTAATCCATTAATTGTTCATGTTGCGGATGTTTCGCATTTTGAGCGTTATGCAGAGTGGATTCCGGAAAAATGCTTTCAACTTGCAAAAGCGTTTGCTCCCGGACCACTAACCTTTGTTTTGCCTAAAAAGACTATTGTTCCGGATCATACAACCGGTGGCGGAAATTCGGTTGCCTTGCGAATACCGAACCATCCTCTAACCTTAGAATTGCTCCATAAAATAGACTTCCCATTAGCGGCACCGAGTGCAAATCCATCCGGTTATATTAGTCCGGTTACGGCCCGGCATGTGTATGATCAGTTAAATGGTTTTTTGCCCTACATTTTGGATGGCGGACCTTGTATGGTTGGCATAGAAAGTACGGTTGTTGCGTTTGAACAAGGACGGATCAAGGTACTTAGACTTGGTGGACTTTCATTGGAACAATTAAGGGAAGTAGCTGGAGATATTGAATTGGAAGTCAATCAATCGTCTAATCCTAAAAGTCCGGGACAACTTACCTCACATTATGCTCCCCGCACGCCTTTGATTTTGGGTCAACTTCCAATTCTTATGGAGCAGAATAAGGGAAAACGAATTGGAATTATTGGTTTTGGTGATCTTCCGGTGGAATGGAAGAAGGAGCATGTTGTGCTGAATTTATCAGAGCAGGGAAGCACTTTTGAGGCAGGCGCCACAATTTTTTGGGTGATGCGAGAACTGGATGGTATGAGTTTGGATGTAATTTTGGCACAGCCTCTTCCGGAGCATGGGTTAGGCGCGGCGGTAAATGACCGATTACAAAGAGCTTCGGCAAGATAA